The DNA sequence GTCTAGTGCCCTCCAATCATCAAATCAGGGATAGTTGCTTCAAATTTGGGGAAATTCCATCTCGGATTGAGCATGTATCTGACTTTTGGCGGCCCCCAAGTCCCGAATGAATGAGCCTGATGGGTCTGATTCCAAAGCAGTACCTACCACGATCACATCGGCTCCTGCATGCCAGATTCTCATGGCATCTTCCTGAGTCCGAATTCCACCGCCGATGATCAAGGGGATATCAATCCGGCTGGAAACGGCATGAATCATCTCGGTCGAGATACTGGAGTCAGCTCCACTTCCTCCGTCCATATAGATTTGATGGAGGCCCAAGAGCTCTCCGGCGATTGCGGTACACAACGCGATCTCGGGCTTGTTGTGGGGAATGGGTTGGGTATTGGAAATGTAGTTGGCGGTCGTGGGCTTGCCCGTGTCGATGAGCATGTAGCCGGTTGGCAACACCTCAATACCTGAGCCTTTGAGCAACGGAGCGGCTTCTACATGCCTCCCGATTAGCAGATCTGGATTACGGCCTGAAATCAAGGACAGGAAAAGAATCCCATCCGCCGAGGGGGTAATCTGGGTAGGACTTCCCGGAAAAAGGATGATCGGCAACTTGGTCCGTGACTTCATTGCCGGTACAAGCGTATGGATCGATGCATCCACCGTCAGACTCCCACCAACGAGGAGGAAATCCACACCATGGGCTTCAGCCAATTCGATGACCCGAAAGGCTTCCAACTCCGAGGTCTTGTCTGGATCCAACAACAGGGCAATGGCTTTGCGACCTGAAGATTTGAGCGAAGCGAATGTCTGTCTAAGGAGTTGATTCATGCTTAGGGATGGTTCCGGCCTTTGGCGAAAGGAACTGGGAGGGGTTTGCTGCGAAAATAACAAAATTGTACTAACTTATTTTCCACAAATAGGCACTAGGTAATGGGACAACCAACCCCTTTGTTCTCCCTCATTTGCCTGCTCTTGTCCAGTTTCTCCTTGTTAGGTCAACAACCTTCCTCCCATCGAATTGAACTCCTCGATTCGTCTATATCTGCTATTGACCCATTCTCAGGTGGTCTATCGAATCCTCTCTATGCCTCAAATAGGGCGGATAATGATCCATTGAGACGCACCATGGCCGAATGGGAGCCCGTAGCGTATCTGGTTCTCGCATGGACGCAATATCCCAATATCCTACGCGATGTCGTACAAGCGGCAAAACCCGAGTGTAAGA is a window from the Pontibacter sp. G13 genome containing:
- a CDS encoding geranylgeranylglyceryl/heptaprenylglyceryl phosphate synthase encodes the protein MNQLLRQTFASLKSSGRKAIALLLDPDKTSELEAFRVIELAEAHGVDFLLVGGSLTVDASIHTLVPAMKSRTKLPIILFPGSPTQITPSADGILFLSLISGRNPDLLIGRHVEAAPLLKGSGIEVLPTGYMLIDTGKPTTANYISNTQPIPHNKPEIALCTAIAGELLGLHQIYMDGGSGADSSISTEMIHAVSSRIDIPLIIGGGIRTQEDAMRIWHAGADVIVVGTALESDPSGSFIRDLGAAKSQIHAQSEMEFPQI